In the genome of Terriglobales bacterium, one region contains:
- the dnaN gene encoding DNA polymerase III subunit beta, translating to MEITVSKFDLLKELTATQGVVERKTTIPILSNFLFEAAGDRLAITATDLDLSLRTSCAAKVKKEGACTVPARKLYDYVKLLPEGEIAIKLLENHWVQIRCGRSNTKMVGMARANFPALPAFPTAGVVKLPASVLRMMIAKTIFAISNEESRYTLNGALMVLKPESITMVATDGHRLAHIENSSQKFEGVSGEMKTLVPKKAMGELNTLLQAAEVEMVDFAKDESTLFFRIGGRLLTSRQLTGQFPNFEAVLPRDNTKTVTVRSEEIASAIQRVAQFADERSGAIKLRLDKSGITVSSSSTETGESEDQIETPYQADPLTIGFNSQYLLDFLKATASGEVRLEFKDPQSAGQMRPEENDDGYKYRYIIMPMRI from the coding sequence ATGGAAATCACAGTCAGCAAGTTCGATCTTCTGAAGGAGCTCACCGCGACCCAGGGCGTGGTGGAGCGCAAGACGACGATTCCCATCCTGTCCAACTTCCTCTTCGAGGCCGCGGGCGACCGCTTGGCCATCACCGCCACCGACCTGGACCTCAGCCTGCGCACCTCCTGCGCCGCCAAGGTCAAGAAGGAAGGCGCGTGCACGGTGCCGGCACGCAAGCTCTACGACTACGTCAAGCTGCTGCCCGAGGGCGAGATCGCGATCAAGCTGCTGGAGAACCACTGGGTGCAGATCCGCTGCGGGCGCTCCAACACCAAGATGGTGGGCATGGCGCGCGCCAACTTCCCCGCGCTGCCTGCCTTCCCCACCGCGGGCGTGGTCAAGCTGCCGGCCTCGGTGCTGCGCATGATGATCGCCAAGACCATCTTCGCCATCTCCAACGAGGAGTCGCGCTACACCCTGAACGGCGCGCTCATGGTCTTGAAGCCGGAGTCCATCACCATGGTGGCCACCGACGGCCACCGCCTGGCCCACATCGAGAACTCTTCGCAGAAGTTCGAGGGCGTGAGCGGCGAGATGAAGACCCTGGTGCCCAAGAAGGCCATGGGCGAATTGAACACCCTGCTGCAGGCCGCCGAGGTCGAGATGGTGGATTTCGCCAAGGACGAGTCCACGCTCTTCTTCCGCATCGGGGGGCGCCTGCTGACCTCGCGCCAGCTCACCGGGCAGTTCCCCAACTTCGAGGCGGTGCTGCCGCGCGACAACACCAAGACGGTGACGGTGCGCTCGGAGGAGATCGCCAGCGCCATCCAGCGCGTGGCCCAGTTCGCCGACGAGCGCTCGGGCGCCATCAAGCTGCGCCTGGACAAGAGCGGCATCACCGTGTCGTCCTCCTCGACCGAGACCGGCGAGAGCGAAGACCAGATCGAGACCCCGTACCAGGCCGACCCGCTGACCATCGGCTTCAACAGCCAGTACCTGCTCGACTTCCTCAAGGCCACGGCCTCCGGCGAAGTGCGGCTGGAGTTCAAAGACCCGCAGTCGGCCGGCCAGATGCGCCCGGAAGAGAACGACGACGGCTACAAGTACCGCTACATCATCATGCCCATGCGGATCTGA
- the dnaA gene encoding chromosomal replication initiator protein DnaA, giving the protein MSLTTAASAANPWVRILDALEKKVNRHSYETWFKPTRYSHVKGTKLFVRVPTPEFRHIGEKYADLIQEAMEKLELDLEDVEFITPEEDPAATPVRHNGGFAPREAGAPRTTQARFDWDSAAQLNPRYTFDAFVIGAGNQFAHAAARAVAERPSKAYNPLFLYGGVGMGKTHLMQAIGHEVKRRQPEAAICYLSSEKFVNEMVNSLRYDKMISFRDKFRNVDVLLIDDIQFLAQKERTQEEFFHTFNALHESQKQIVIASDRPPKELAEIEDRLRSRFEWGLIADIQPPDLETKVAILQKKAESERMTLPTEVALFIASNIRTNVRELEGALIRLVAYCSLTGAEVAVPTAQQVLKNFIDAQTRRVSIDAIQKAVAEQFGLKVTEIKAKNNAHAVVYPRQIAMYLAKHLTEASLPEIGRQFGGKHHTTVMHSIEKIEELRKSDKDLNRMLNKLTENLGG; this is encoded by the coding sequence ATGTCGCTCACAACTGCCGCTTCGGCCGCGAACCCCTGGGTCCGCATCCTCGACGCTCTGGAAAAGAAGGTCAACCGCCACTCCTACGAGACCTGGTTCAAGCCCACCCGCTACAGCCACGTCAAGGGCACCAAGCTGTTCGTGCGCGTCCCCACCCCTGAGTTCCGCCACATCGGCGAGAAGTACGCCGACCTCATCCAGGAGGCCATGGAGAAGCTGGAACTGGACCTGGAGGACGTGGAGTTCATCACCCCGGAAGAGGATCCCGCGGCCACGCCGGTGCGCCACAACGGCGGCTTCGCGCCCCGGGAAGCGGGCGCGCCGCGCACCACCCAGGCGCGCTTCGATTGGGACTCCGCCGCCCAGCTCAATCCCCGCTACACCTTCGACGCCTTCGTCATCGGGGCCGGCAACCAGTTCGCGCACGCCGCCGCCCGCGCCGTCGCCGAGCGCCCTTCCAAGGCCTACAACCCGCTCTTCCTCTACGGCGGCGTGGGCATGGGTAAGACCCACCTCATGCAGGCCATCGGCCACGAGGTCAAGAGGCGCCAGCCCGAGGCTGCCATCTGCTATCTGTCGAGCGAGAAGTTTGTCAATGAAATGGTCAACTCCCTGCGCTACGACAAGATGATCTCGTTCCGCGACAAGTTCCGCAACGTGGACGTGCTCTTGATCGACGACATCCAGTTCCTGGCGCAGAAGGAGCGCACCCAGGAGGAGTTCTTCCACACCTTCAACGCGCTGCACGAGTCGCAGAAGCAGATCGTGATCGCCAGCGACCGCCCCCCCAAGGAGCTGGCCGAGATCGAGGACCGGCTGCGCAGCCGCTTCGAGTGGGGTCTGATCGCCGACATCCAGCCGCCCGACCTCGAGACCAAGGTCGCCATCCTGCAGAAAAAGGCGGAGTCGGAACGCATGACCCTGCCCACGGAAGTCGCGCTCTTCATCGCCTCCAACATCCGCACCAACGTGCGCGAGCTGGAGGGCGCGCTCATCCGCCTGGTGGCCTACTGCTCGCTCACCGGCGCCGAGGTGGCGGTGCCCACCGCCCAGCAGGTGCTCAAGAACTTCATCGACGCGCAGACCCGCCGCGTCTCCATCGACGCCATCCAGAAGGCGGTGGCCGAGCAGTTCGGGCTGAAGGTGACCGAGATCAAGGCCAAGAACAACGCCCACGCCGTGGTCTATCCCCGGCAGATCGCCATGTACCTGGCCAAGCACCTCACCGAGGCCTCGCTGCCCGAGATCGGGCGGCAGTTCGGCGGCAAGCACCACACCACCGTCATGCACTCCATCGAGAAGATCGAGGAGTTGCGCAAGTCCGACAAAGATTTGAACAGGATGCTCAACAAGCTGACCGAGAACCTGGGCGGCTAG
- a CDS encoding arsenate reductase ArsC, producing the protein MKSLYHVLFLCTGNSARSIMAEAILNLRGRPNFRASSAGSHPTGKVRPEALRQLETARIPTRDLRSKSWDEFALPDAPKLDFVFTVCDHAAQEVCPVWPGQPLTAHWGVPDPAAVQGSEAEVQRAFRDAFLVLDRRIGLFLCLPLAKLDNLAVKREIDRIGRTT; encoded by the coding sequence ATGAAAAGCCTCTACCACGTCCTGTTCCTGTGCACCGGCAACTCCGCGCGCTCCATCATGGCCGAGGCCATCCTGAACCTCCGGGGAAGGCCCAACTTCCGCGCCTCCAGCGCCGGCAGCCATCCCACCGGGAAGGTCCGGCCGGAGGCGCTGCGTCAGCTCGAAACCGCCCGCATCCCCACCCGCGATCTGCGCAGCAAGTCCTGGGACGAGTTCGCCCTGCCCGACGCCCCCAAGCTCGATTTCGTCTTCACCGTCTGCGACCACGCCGCCCAGGAGGTCTGCCCGGTGTGGCCGGGGCAGCCCCTCACCGCGCATTGGGGCGTGCCCGACCCGGCGGCCGTGCAGGGCAGCGAAGCCGAGGTGCAGCGGGCGTTTCGCGACGCCTTCCTCGTGCTCGACCGGCGCATCGGGTTGTTCCTCTGCCTTCCGCTGGCCAAACTCGACAACCTGGCCGTCAAGAGAGAGATCGACAGGATCGGCCGGACGACGTAG
- a CDS encoding metalloregulator ArsR/SmtB family transcription factor: MRELENWFKGLADLTRLRLLNLLLAGELCGCDLQYVLATSQPNVSRHLTYLKHAGLVLDRRDGYRVFYRLAEAKGKRKLLFEFLRLAFQGDDSLRHDRERLRHALRDGSCTLGEARPFVPVGRLRAGASARG; encoded by the coding sequence ATGCGGGAACTGGAGAACTGGTTCAAGGGGCTCGCCGACCTCACCCGCCTGCGCCTGCTCAACCTGCTGCTGGCGGGCGAGCTGTGCGGCTGCGACCTGCAGTACGTGCTCGCCACCTCGCAGCCCAACGTCTCCCGCCATCTCACCTACCTCAAGCACGCCGGGCTGGTGCTGGACCGCCGCGACGGCTACCGCGTCTTCTACCGCCTGGCCGAGGCCAAGGGGAAGCGCAAGCTGCTCTTCGAGTTCTTACGGCTGGCCTTCCAGGGCGACGATTCCCTGCGCCACGACCGCGAGCGGCTGCGCCATGCCCTGCGCGACGGCTCCTGCACCCTGGGCGAGGCGCGGCCGTTCGTTCCCGTGGGAAGACTCCGGGCCGGGGCGAGCGCCCGTGGCTGA
- the arsB gene encoding ACR3 family arsenite efflux transporter, which translates to MAESSRARLGFFERYLTAWVGLCMVAGLALGKLVPGLVDGLRALEFGRGSQVNLPIAVLIWLMIIPMMMKVDFASILHVGQKPRGLLVTLFVNWLVKPFSMALIAWLFFRHVFAGWIAPAQADQYIAGCIILAAAPCTAMVFVWSHLTGGDPAYTLVQVSLNDLIMLFLFAPLVRFLVSGASSLQVPFLVLLYSVVAFIVIPLAVGSGARAWLLRRRGREGLERLLPRFAPVTIAALLATLVLIFAFQADNLTGRYFHVVLIAVPILLQVYFNAGLAYALMHRLRVPYAVAAPGALIGASNFFELAVATAIALFGAGSGAALATVVGVLVEVPVMLSVCGVCNRTRGWFEGAVAKPEARAAVAHD; encoded by the coding sequence GTGGCTGAAAGCTCCCGAGCGCGACTGGGCTTCTTCGAGCGCTATCTGACCGCGTGGGTCGGGCTATGCATGGTGGCAGGCCTGGCGCTGGGCAAGCTGGTCCCGGGGCTGGTCGACGGCCTGCGCGCGCTCGAGTTCGGGCGCGGCAGCCAGGTCAACCTGCCCATCGCGGTGCTCATCTGGCTGATGATCATCCCCATGATGATGAAGGTGGACTTCGCCTCCATCCTGCACGTGGGGCAGAAGCCGCGCGGCCTGCTGGTGACGCTGTTCGTCAACTGGCTGGTGAAGCCCTTCTCCATGGCGCTGATCGCGTGGCTGTTCTTCCGGCACGTCTTCGCGGGGTGGATCGCGCCCGCCCAGGCCGACCAGTACATCGCCGGCTGCATCATCCTGGCGGCCGCGCCCTGCACCGCCATGGTCTTCGTGTGGAGCCACCTCACCGGCGGCGATCCCGCCTACACCCTGGTGCAGGTCTCGCTCAACGACCTGATCATGCTCTTCCTGTTCGCGCCCCTGGTGCGCTTCCTGGTGAGCGGAGCTTCGTCGCTGCAGGTTCCCTTCCTGGTGCTGCTGTACTCGGTGGTGGCCTTCATCGTGATCCCGCTGGCCGTGGGCTCGGGGGCGCGGGCGTGGCTGCTGCGGCGGCGCGGGCGCGAGGGCTTGGAGCGCCTGTTGCCGCGCTTCGCTCCCGTCACCATCGCCGCGCTGCTGGCCACGCTGGTGCTGATCTTCGCCTTCCAGGCCGACAACCTGACCGGGCGCTACTTTCATGTCGTGCTGATCGCCGTGCCCATCCTCTTGCAGGTGTACTTCAACGCCGGGCTGGCTTACGCGCTGATGCACCGGCTGCGCGTGCCCTACGCCGTGGCCGCGCCGGGGGCGCTGATCGGGGCCAGCAACTTCTTCGAATTGGCGGTGGCGACGGCCATCGCGCTCTTCGGAGCGGGCTCGGGCGCGGCCCTGGCCACGGTGGTGGGCGTGCTGGTGGAGGTCCCGGTGATGCTCTCGGTGTGCGGGGTGTGCAACCGCACGCGGGGATGGTTCGAGGGAGCCGTGGCGAAGCCGGAGGCCCGAGCGGCAGTGGCCCACGACTGA
- the rpmH gene encoding 50S ribosomal protein L34 gives MPKRTFQPNRRHRSKTHGFRARMKSKGGRKVLSRRRAKGRKRVSVKPGFRE, from the coding sequence ATGCCGAAGCGCACTTTTCAACCCAACCGCCGCCACCGATCCAAGACGCACGGCTTCCGCGCCCGCATGAAGAGCAAGGGCGGGCGCAAGGTGCTGAGCCGGCGCCGCGCCAAGGGGCGCAAGCGGGTCTCGGTGAAGCCGGGCTTCCGCGAGTAG